One genomic segment of Methanolinea mesophila includes these proteins:
- the gatD gene encoding Glu-tRNA(Gln) amidotransferase subunit GatD, giving the protein MFAGKSLAGTYITERDGMAVIKLDSGYNMGVPFPACTLVEHLPAAPVKGPAVAQDPSLPPLSIVSTGGTIASRIDYRTGAVTSQFDADDILRAIPGLEKIGNFSTRVLYTILSENMTPQIWQELARSVYEEIRGGAKGVIVTHGTDTMAYSAAALSFMLDTPVPVIFVGSQRSADRPSSDNVMNALCSASAAVSPLGEVAVVMHESSSDDFCVIHRGTRVRKMHSSRRDAFRSLGLPPIGRVEYPSLGITLAEDAVRRCDTEPVLLDALEPRCGLLYFYPGMPAGVLEAFSGMEGLVIAGTGLGHTSTGLIQGLRDLIDGGTTVVMTTQCLFGRVCDRVYDTGRDLLKAGVIEGEDMLPETALVKMMWVLANERDRERAGALMQKDLRGELSGRSVS; this is encoded by the coding sequence ATGTTCGCGGGAAAGTCACTCGCAGGGACCTACATCACCGAACGGGATGGTATGGCGGTGATAAAACTCGACAGCGGGTACAACATGGGCGTCCCGTTCCCGGCCTGTACCCTGGTGGAACACCTTCCGGCCGCCCCTGTAAAGGGGCCTGCAGTGGCCCAGGACCCGTCGCTTCCCCCGCTCTCCATCGTTTCCACCGGGGGGACGATCGCGAGCAGGATCGACTACCGTACCGGTGCCGTGACCAGCCAGTTCGATGCCGACGATATCCTCAGGGCGATTCCCGGTCTGGAGAAGATCGGGAACTTCTCCACCCGCGTACTCTATACCATCCTTTCGGAGAACATGACCCCGCAGATCTGGCAGGAGCTCGCCCGCTCGGTGTACGAGGAGATCCGTGGCGGAGCGAAAGGCGTGATCGTCACCCACGGGACCGATACCATGGCATATAGCGCCGCAGCCCTGTCGTTCATGCTGGACACCCCTGTCCCCGTGATCTTCGTAGGGTCGCAGCGGTCGGCGGACCGGCCGAGCAGCGATAACGTGATGAACGCCCTGTGCAGCGCGAGCGCCGCGGTGAGCCCGCTCGGAGAGGTCGCGGTAGTGATGCACGAGAGTTCCAGCGACGACTTCTGTGTCATACACCGGGGCACGAGGGTCAGGAAGATGCACTCCTCCCGGAGGGACGCGTTCAGGAGCCTGGGGCTCCCCCCGATCGGCCGGGTGGAGTATCCCTCGCTCGGGATCACCCTCGCAGAGGACGCGGTCCGCCGCTGTGATACGGAGCCTGTCCTCCTCGATGCGCTGGAACCGCGCTGCGGGCTGCTGTATTTCTATCCCGGGATGCCCGCCGGAGTCCTGGAAGCATTTTCCGGGATGGAGGGACTGGTGATCGCCGGCACCGGTCTCGGACACACGAGCACCGGGCTGATCCAGGGACTCCGCGATCTGATCGACGGGGGGACGACGGTGGTCATGACCACCCAGTGCCTCTTCGGGCGGGTCTGCGACCGGGTCTACGATACCGGGCGGGACCTGCTGAAGGCCGGGGTCATCGAGGGAGAGGATATGCTCCCCGAAACGGCCCTGGTCAAGATGATGTGGGTGCTTGCGAACGAGCGCGACCGGGAGCGCGCCGGGGCCCTGATGCAGAAGGATTTGCGGGGAGAACTGTCCGGGAGGTCGGTATCGTGA
- the gatE gene encoding Glu-tRNA(Gln) amidotransferase subunit GatE: MVTDYESVGLKAGIEIHQQLNSREKLFCGCPTVLRKFDERSGEFARYLRATESEMGEIDRAAKEEMMVLRRFCYYAYDTCCLVEYDEEPPGPLNREALGICLSIAKTLGMTPIEQVHTMRKLVIDGSNTSGFQRTALVAMNGTLPNGGAIDTICLEEEAAQRVEGDIFSLDRLGIPLVEITTSPCMHTPEEVYQVAEYLGMVLRSTGRVKRGLGTIRQDVNISIREGARVEIKGVQELDLIAEVVRREVDRQQNLVWIREELRSRRARVDPVPVDVTTVFAGTASSILKKAKKILAVRLPGFGGLVGREIQPGRRLGSEISDYAKKCGVGGIFHTDELPAYGVTAEEVEALRRNLGAASDECIILVAAGADRAVCAADQVIYRANLALEGVPEETRKMLEGGSTAYMRPLPGAARMYPETDVLPVRIGTEDWDAVTVPELLTIRAERFVTEFGMDPGIARQVAYSEYLPLFQAALDHGIPPSLAHRTIFATAKEVGKETGKDTSGLLDPAVLIPVLEATQNGTIAKEAIPQVFMLELEGVPVNEAIARSKPSVSTSDIEEIVSKIVNERKDFVKSKGMASLGPLMGVVMEELRGAADGKVIAGVLKKEIQAALKEE, translated from the coding sequence ATCGTGACCGACTATGAGTCCGTCGGCCTGAAGGCCGGGATCGAGATCCACCAGCAGCTGAATTCCCGGGAGAAATTGTTCTGCGGGTGCCCCACCGTACTCCGGAAGTTCGACGAGCGCTCGGGTGAATTCGCCCGGTACCTCCGGGCGACTGAGAGCGAGATGGGGGAGATCGACCGGGCCGCGAAGGAAGAGATGATGGTCCTCCGCAGGTTCTGCTATTACGCCTACGACACCTGCTGCCTGGTCGAATACGATGAGGAGCCTCCCGGCCCCCTGAACCGTGAGGCGCTGGGGATCTGCCTCTCTATCGCGAAGACCCTGGGGATGACCCCCATCGAGCAGGTGCACACCATGAGGAAGCTGGTCATCGACGGGTCAAACACCAGCGGGTTCCAGCGCACCGCGCTGGTTGCCATGAACGGGACGCTTCCCAACGGCGGGGCGATCGATACCATCTGTCTCGAGGAGGAAGCGGCCCAGCGGGTGGAGGGGGACATCTTCTCCCTCGACCGGCTGGGAATCCCCCTGGTGGAGATCACTACCTCGCCCTGCATGCACACCCCCGAGGAAGTCTACCAGGTGGCGGAATACCTGGGCATGGTCCTCCGCTCGACCGGGAGGGTCAAGCGCGGCCTGGGCACGATCCGCCAGGACGTCAACATCTCCATCCGGGAAGGCGCCAGGGTGGAGATCAAGGGGGTGCAGGAACTGGACCTGATCGCCGAGGTGGTGAGGAGGGAGGTGGACCGGCAGCAGAACCTGGTCTGGATCAGGGAGGAGCTCCGGTCCCGTCGGGCCCGGGTCGACCCGGTCCCGGTCGACGTCACCACGGTCTTCGCCGGCACGGCTTCGTCCATCCTGAAGAAGGCCAAAAAGATCCTTGCCGTCAGGCTTCCCGGGTTCGGGGGCCTGGTGGGGAGGGAGATCCAGCCGGGAAGAAGGCTCGGCAGCGAGATCTCGGACTATGCAAAAAAATGTGGGGTGGGGGGGATCTTCCACACCGATGAGCTTCCCGCGTATGGGGTGACCGCGGAAGAGGTGGAGGCGCTCCGGCGGAACCTCGGGGCTGCGAGCGATGAATGCATCATCCTCGTGGCTGCGGGCGCAGACCGGGCGGTGTGTGCCGCAGACCAGGTGATATACCGCGCGAACCTTGCGCTGGAAGGTGTTCCGGAGGAGACCCGGAAGATGCTGGAAGGGGGCTCCACGGCGTACATGCGCCCGCTTCCGGGAGCGGCCCGCATGTACCCTGAAACCGACGTGCTTCCCGTCAGGATAGGAACGGAAGACTGGGATGCGGTAACGGTCCCCGAACTCCTCACCATCCGGGCCGAACGGTTCGTCACGGAATTCGGGATGGATCCCGGCATCGCCCGGCAGGTGGCGTATTCGGAGTACCTCCCCCTCTTCCAGGCGGCCCTGGACCATGGCATCCCGCCCAGCCTCGCCCACCGCACTATCTTCGCCACCGCGAAGGAGGTCGGCAAGGAGACCGGAAAAGACACCTCCGGGCTGCTCGACCCCGCCGTTCTCATACCGGTCCTCGAAGCTACCCAGAACGGGACTATCGCCAAGGAAGCAATTCCCCAGGTCTTCATGCTCGAACTTGAGGGGGTCCCGGTGAACGAGGCGATAGCCCGGTCGAAGCCCTCGGTCTCGACCTCGGATATCGAGGAGATCGTTTCGAAAATCGTGAACGAGAGAAAGGATTTCGTGAAGAGCAAGGGCATGGCGTCGCTCGGACCCCTCATGGGTGTGGTGATGGAGGAACTCCGGGGGGCGGCTGACGGCAAGGTGATCGCCGGGGTATTAAAGAAGGAGATCCAGGCGGCATTAAAGGAAGAATAA